The Desulfurellaceae bacterium genome contains the following window.
GTACCTGCTCCACACCTTCCGCAGCCTGTCTGCCTTGCCGGGCGCGAGTGACATCTTCGGTCAGCACAACCCGGTCCACGAACTTCCCAACTGGTTGAGTGGCGACGCGGCGGGACAGCTGCTGAGATTCTTTCAGCGCATTGACGCCGAGACGGGCGCTTTAGTCCACGACTTCACCGACCCGGACTGGGCCACCCGCTTCTTGGGCGACCTGTATCAAGACCTGTCCGAAGCCGCCCGCAAGAAGTACGCCCTTTTGCAAACCCCGAAGTTTGTCGAAGAGTTCATTCTCGACCGGACCTTAGAGCCGGCTCTGGAGGAATTTGGGCTGCAAGACTTCCGTATGATTGACCCGGCCTGCGGCAGTGGTCATTTTCTGCTGGGCAGTTTCGGCCGTTTGCTCGACCGCTGGCAGCGCCAGGAGCCGGGCACGAACGTGCGGGTATTGGCACAGCGGGCCTTGGATAGCGTGTGTGGCGTAGACGTGAACCCGTATGCCGCCGCAATCGCCCGCTTTCGCTTACTGCTGGCGGCGATGAAAGAGTCCGGGATTAAGCGGATGGCTGACGCCGGCGTTTCGGATTCATGTGGCGTGTGGGGATTCGTTGATTCATGGTGTACCGGGTGGCGATCAGCTGGGGATGGGCTGGCACGCACTCGATCATGTGTATCAGAACGAAGATCGGGAAGAGCTGTATCGGATTCTGAAGCCGGGGCATTATCATGCGGTGGTGGCGAACCCGCCATATATCACGGTGAAGGATAGGGCGTTGAACAATGCGTATCGGGAACGCCACTCTTCCTGCCACCGCCAGTATTCCCTCTCCGTTCCATTTATGCAGAGAATATTCAGCCTTGCCGTCAGTGGTGGATTCACTGGTCAAATTACGGCTAATTCGTTTATGAAGCGGGAGTTTGGTAAGAAGCTGATCGAAAAGTTTTTGCCTACGATTGATCTGACTCACGTTATTGATACATCGGGAGCATATATCCCTGGGCATGGGACCCCAACGATTATTCTCTTTGGACGTAACAGACGTTCTAGGGGAGCAACGGTTCGCACCGCGATGGGGATTAAGGGAGAACCGACTACGCCGACCGATCCCTCACAAGGATTGGTCTGGACAGCTATCCTAAATCAAATTCATCATCCTAACTCGGAAAGCGATTACATCAGTGTCCGAGATGCAGACCTCCTATCCTTCACTCACCATCCCTGGACTCTCAGCGGAGGTGGTGCGACAGACTTAAAAGATTTTCTTGATCAGGAATCGAATCAGACGCTTTCCGAATGTATCGGGATAATTGGGTTTGTCTGCATGACCCGGGCCGATGATGTCTATTTTGCGAAAGAGGGCGACTTTCTCAGACGCGGAATCGAGAAAAAAAATACGGTATTTAATGTGGAAGGTGATCGCGTCCGCGACTGGGCCATCACAGACCCCAATGCAACTCTTTTCCCTTACAACTCTGAATTGCAACCAATAGTCGAGTTCTCAGAGGCGCCTGTTATACGTTTCCTTTGGCCTCATCGTACTCATTTGTGGCTCCGACGAGAGCCCAATGGTAACCATCGAGAGATAGGGCTCACGTGGTATGAGTGGAGCCGATTCCAGCGCGAACGCTTTCGCACCCCTCTCTCCATCGCCTTTGCCTTCGTTTC
Protein-coding sequences here:
- the pglX gene encoding BREX-2 system adenine-specific DNA-methyltransferase PglX — translated: MSLLTDLQARLRTLEADLLERSDSDAIPEVRQTLYSEYRKAQEAERTAQIYETWREDYITQVAAAWVLSCVFARFLEDNRLIDPIPPTISGPGERLVRARDEHELYFRTHPTETDREYLLHTFRSLSALPGASDIFGQHNPVHELPNWLSGDAAGQLLRFFQRIDAETGALVHDFTDPDWATRFLGDLYQDLSEAARKKYALLQTPKFVEEFILDRTLEPALEEFGLQDFRMIDPACGSGHFLLGSFGRLLDRWQRQEPGTNVRVLAQRALDSVCGVDVNPYAAAIARFRLLLAAMKESGIKRMADAGVSDSCGVWGFVDSWCTGWRSAGDGLARTRSCVSERRSGRAVSDSEAGALSCGGGEPAIYHGEG